A stretch of Bos taurus isolate L1 Dominette 01449 registration number 42190680 breed Hereford chromosome 5, ARS-UCD2.0, whole genome shotgun sequence DNA encodes these proteins:
- the LRRC10 gene encoding leucine-rich repeat-containing protein 10 encodes MGNTIRAFVAFIPADRCQNYVARDLREMPLDRMVDLSGSQLRRFPVHVCSFQELVKLYLSDNRLNSLPPELGQLQNLQILALDFNNFKALPQVVCTLKQLCILYLGNNKLCDLPRELSLLQNLRTLWVEANYLTKLPEVVCELSLLKTLHAGSNALRLLPGQLQRLRELRTIWLSGNLLTDFPPVLLHMPFLEIIDVDRNSIRYFPSLAHLSSLKLVIYDHNPCRNAPKVAKGVRRVGRWAEETPEPDPRKARRYALAREESQEAQLPALPPLPPTNS; translated from the coding sequence ATGGGGAACACCATCAGAGCCTTTGTGGCCTTCATCCCTGCTGACCGCTGCCAGAACTACGTGGCCAGAGACCTCCGGGAGATGCCGCTGGACAGGATGGTGGATCTGAGTGGGAGCCAGCTCCGCCGCTTCCCAGTGCATGTGTGCTCCTTCCAGGAGCTGGTCAAGCTCTACCTGAGCGACAACCGCCTCAACAGCCTGCCTCCAGAGCTGGGCCAGCTGCAGAACCTGCAGATTCTGGCCCTGGATTTCAACAACTTCAAGGCTCTGCCACAGGTGGTGTGTACCTTGAAACAGCTCTGCATCCTCTACCTGGGCAACAACAAACTCTGTGACCTCCCCAGGGAGCTGAGCCTGCTCCAGAACCTCCGGACCCTGTGGGTTGAGGCCAATTATCTCACCAAGTTGCCGGAGGTGGTCTGTGAGCTGAGTCTCCTTAAGACGTTGCACGCTGGCTCCAATGCCCTGCGTCTGCTGCCAGGCCAGCTCCAGCGCCTCCGGGAGCTGAGGACCATCTGGCTCTCAGGTAACCTGCTGACAGACTTCCCCCCTGTGCTGCTTCACATGCCTTTCCTGGAGATAATCGATGTGGATCGGAACAGCATCCGCTACTTCCCCAGCCTGGCCCACCTGTCAAGCCTGAAGCTGGTCATCTATGACCACAATCCTTGCAGGAATGCACCCAAGGTGGCCAAAGGGGTGCGTCGAGTGGGAAGATGGGCAGAGGAGACTCCAGAGCCTGACCCTAGAAAAGCCAGACGCTATGCGTTGGCCAGGGAGGAAAGCCAGGAGGCACAGCTACCTGCCTTGCCTCCACTTCCTCCTACCAACTCCTGA